In the Arthrobacter sp. Soc17.1.1.1 genome, ATGCGTACCGTGACGCCGTTGACGCCGACGGTGTCGCCGGGGTGCAGCTGACGCCCGCGGCGCTCCTCGATCTCCCCGTTGACGTGCACCAGGCCGTTGTCGATCAGCGCCTTCGCCTCGACGCCGTCCTCGGCGAGCGACGCGAGCTTCAGCAGCTGCCCGAGCCGGATCATGTCGTCACGGATGGGGAGCTCTGCAATGGCTGCGTCGTCGGTCATGCGTCCATTCTGCCGGACGCCGCCCCACTAGGCTGGGCGGGTGTCTGATGCGCCCGCCCTTCCCCCCGCTGTCGGTTTCCCCCTCGCCCTCGCCGCAGGGCTCGCCATCCCCCTCCAGGGGAGGATCAACGGCGCACTGGGGACGGTCCTCGACGACGGCATCGCGGCGGCACTCATCAGCTTCGGCACGGGCCTGATCGTGATGATCGCCCTGACGATCGCCGTGCCCAGCGCGCGGGCGGGCGCCCGGCAGATCATCCCGTCGGTCCGCGAGCGCCGCTTCCCGCCCTACTACATCGGGGCGGGAGCCATCGGCGCGTTCTTCGTGTTCTCGCAGTCGCTGACCATCGGCATCCTCGGTGTGGCCCTGTTCACGGTGGCCGCCGTCATGGGCCAGACGCTCAGCGGCCTCCTCGTCGACAAGGCGGGTATCGGGCCGGGCGGGAAGCGCGCCGCGACG is a window encoding:
- a CDS encoding RNA-binding S4 domain-containing protein, with product MTDDAAIAELPIRDDMIRLGQLLKLASLAEDGVEAKALIDNGLVHVNGEIEERRGRQLHPGDTVGVNGVTVRITRG